A genomic segment from Sparus aurata chromosome 20, fSpaAur1.1, whole genome shotgun sequence encodes:
- the mrpl38 gene encoding large ribosomal subunit protein mL38 has translation MALRTVCVASLRAGTDLGVNNARTFVTTAFLCRRLQPLGPMPNEEIDVRNLESVEKYRSYTRYLRQAEEAKNKPAWWKTYRSYVEQADPEHGSEQVDIGLPYYRPKRTKEVRERKQVMKDNKKNVELERASRLRTFKIPLDKVQETWEKSSGPFQIKRLAEHYGVFRDLFPMAYFLPQVPVQISYGQDNSVEVHYGNRLTPTEAASVPQISFDAEEDSLWTLLLTCPDEHLLDNEAEYIHWLVGNIPGGAMHAGQELCHYLPPFPARGTGFHRYIYVLFKQEGSINFQEDVRPLPCHSLVDRTFKTLDFYRKHQDNMTPVGLAFFQCQWDESVTNTFHNTLNMKEPVFEFIRPPVYHPPQVKYPHGQPLRYLDRYRDGKEHTYGIY, from the exons ATGGCGCTGCGCACGGTTTGTGTCGCTTCCTTGCGGGCTGGGACAGATTTAGGGGTCAATAATGCGAGGACATTTGTCACAACAG CCTTCCTGTGCAGACGGTTACAGCCTCTGGGTCCAATGCCCAATGAGGAGATTGATGTGCGAAACCTGGAATCGGTAGAGAAGTACCGCAGTTACACTCGTTACCTCAGACAAGCTGAAGAAGCAAAGAACAAACCTGCCTGGTGGAAGACCTACAGGAGCTATGTGGAACAAGCTGATCCTGAGCATG GCTCAGAGCAAGTGGACATTGGCCTGCCATACTATCGCCCCAAAAGGACCAAAGAGGTGAGGGAGAGGAAGCAGGTGATGAAAGACAACAAGAAGAACGTTGAGCTGGAGAGGGCTTCTCGGCTGCGCACTT TTAAAATCCCTCTGGACAAAGTGCAGGAAACCTGGGAGAAGAGCAGCGGCCCGTTTCAAATAAAGAGACTGGCAGAACACTACGGGGTCTTCAGAGATCTCTTCCCCATGGCTTATTTTCTACCTCAAGTCCCAGTCCAGATCTCCTATGGCCAGGACAACAGTGTTGAAGTGCATTATGGGAATCGGCTGACACCAACCGAA GCAGCATCTGTCCCTCAGATAAGCTTTGATGCAGAGGAGGACTCCCTGTGGACCCTTCTGCTCACCTGTCCAG ATGAGCATCTTTTGGATAATGAGGCAGAATACATCCACTGGCTTGT AGGGAACATACCAGGTGGAGCAATGCATGCTGGGCAGGAGCTGTGTCACTACCTGCCTCCCTTCCCTGCCAGAGGAACAGGCTTCCACCGCTACATTTATGTCCTCTTCAAGCAAGAGGGAAGCATCAACTTCCAGGAGGATGTCAGGCCGTTGCCGTG CCATTCTCTGGTGGATCGCACATTTAAGACGTTGGATTTCTACAGAAAGCACCAGGATAACATGACACCTGTGGGTCTGGCCTTCTTCCAATGCCAGTGGGATGAATCTGTCACCAACACCTTTCACAACACACTCA ACATGAAGGAGCCGGTGTTTGAGTTTATCAGGCCTCCAGTGTACCACCCGCCACAGGTCAAATACCCTCATGGACAACCCCTGCGCTACCTGGACAGATACAGAGATGGGAAGGAGCACACCTATGGAATATACTAA